Proteins from a single region of Neodiprion virginianus isolate iyNeoVirg1 chromosome 4, iyNeoVirg1.1, whole genome shotgun sequence:
- the LOC124302272 gene encoding venom carboxylesterase-6-like — MRGAFATFGVICCFVIAVQGNSVNNVDPSVKIKNGTLVGVLMKTRKGREYVGFKGIPYALPPIGELRFQAPRSTVGWDGVRSAKEDAEICVQRNIYIHQEEIVGNEDCLYLNVYTPKLPISGPGNLDNPHPALPVLVWFHGGGWIAGAGHSEFYNAKFLLDHDVILVTMNFRLGPLGFLSTEDMASPGNNGLKDQNQALRWIQENIAAFGGDTNRVTIFGESAGGASVNFHMMSPLSKGLFHRGISESGTAICPWVLTRPGLAIRQTRRLGQLVDCTQDDTAQLIECLRTKDAVDITATDRDFQEFGYCPMIPFRPVVEPLHPGAFLIEDPATALKFGHQVDVPWMTGITSHEGSLKVPEIYGINDGEQAKLLDEDFEKWAPITLMYQHHCPKEHHSEVAKRIRDFYLGDLPIDNSTRYNVIDLYSDAWFNVAADNAVRDYLDTMASPVFYYYFAYQGDVSFSSIFGDPDHDYGVSHADELQYLFPVGEQLFKDVPLSEESFKIVDIMTTLWANFAKFGNPTPEVTPTVPVKWLPVRTHNLEYLHIGGSQDLYMAYNLLIDRMQFWATLPLQGLSYVEPNDARPSKDEL; from the exons ATGAGAGGTGCATTTGCAACGTTTGGTGTAATCTGTTGTTTCGTCATCGCAGTACAAGGAAACTCTGTGAATAACGTCGACCCgtcagtgaaaataaaaaacggcACACTCGTGGGTGTTTTGATGAAAACGAGAAAGGGGCGAGAATACGTTGGATTCAAGGGAATCCCTTACGCTCTTCCCCCAATCGGAGAACTTAGATTTCAG GCTCCAAGGTCAACAGTCGGTTGGGACGGTGTTCGGTCAGCCAAAGAAGATGCGGAAATCTGTGTACAGCGAAACATCTATATTCATCAGGAAGAGATTGTCGGGAACGAGGACTGCCTATATTTGAATGTCTATACTCCGAAGTTACCAATTTCTGGTCCGGGTAACCTCGATAATCCGCATCCAGCTCTGCCGGTTCTTGTGTGGTTCCACGGGGGCGGCTGGATCGCGGGAGCTGGTCACTCCGAGTTTTACAACGCCAAGTTTCTCCTTGATCATGATGTCATTCTCGTCACCATGAACTTCAG aCTCGGCCCATTAGGGTTCTTGAGCACGGAAGACATGGCGTCCCCTGGCAATAACGGACTGAAAGATCAGAACCAAGCACTGCGATGGATTCAAGAAAATATCGCTGCCTTCGGTGGTGATACTAACAGGGTGACCATTTTTGGTGAAAGCGCTGGCGGTGCTAGCGTAAATTTCCATATGATGAGCCCTCTCTCCAAAG GTTTGTTTCATCGCGGTATCTCTGAGAGCGGTACAGCCATTTGTCCATGGGTATTGACAAGGCCAGGGCTCGCCATTAGGCAGACGCGGCGCCTCGGGCAGCTAGTGGACTGCACCCAGGATGATACCGCCCAACTTATCGAATGTCTGCGTACAAAAGATGCTGTCGATATCACAGCTACGGATCGCGATTTTCAG GAATTCGGATACTGTCCGATGATCCCGTTTCGTCCAGTCGTCGAACCTCTTCATCCCGGAGCATTTTTGATTGAAGATCCAGCAACAGCTTTGAAATTTGGCCACCAAGTTGACGTTCCTTGGATGACTGGCATTACGTCCCACGAAGGATCTCTCAAAGTACCCG AAATCTACGGAATAAACGATGGGGAGCAGGCGAAGTTGCTCGatgaagattttgaaaaatgggcCCCGATAACACTGATGTACCAGCATCATTGCCCAAAAGAGCATCACTCGGAAGTTGCAAAGAGAATAAGAGACTTTTATCTCGGTGATCTGCCAATTGACAACTCGACCAGGTACAACGTAATAGAT CTGTATTCGGACGCGTGGTTCAACGTAGCTGCGGATAATGCAGTGAGAGATTACCTTGACACTATGGCTTCGCCAGTTTTCTACTACTATTTCGCTTATCAAGGCGACGTGTCATTTAGTAGTATATTCGGGGATCCTGATCATGACTATGGTGTTAGTCACGCTGACGAACTCCAGTACTTGTTCCCCGTCGGTGAGCAGCTTTTCAAAGATGTTCCTTTGAGCGAAGAAAGCTTTAAGATCGTCGATATCATGACTACGCTGTGGGCTAATTTCGCCAAGTTCGG AAATCCAACACCTGAAGTAACACCAACCGTTCCCGTTAAGTGGCTGCCAGTACGGACACATAATCTTGAGTATCTGCATATTGGAGGATCCCAAGATTTGTATATGGCCTACAATCTTCTAATAGACAGAATGCAGTTCTGGGCAACTTTGCCCCTGCAAGGACTATCTTATGTTGAGCCAAACGATGCTCGTCCTTCGAAAGATGAATTGTAG